The following DNA comes from Macadamia integrifolia cultivar HAES 741 unplaced genomic scaffold, SCU_Mint_v3 scaffold1985, whole genome shotgun sequence.
GATGGATTGTCAAGAGATAGTAAACTAATGTAGGGAAATGCTAAAGAATGgccatgggattttttttttttttttgaattgaacCTGGTAGAAGTCATGGGAATGTTGTATGTTTGCATTATGATGTATATAAACAAATGGAATCTTTTGACTATGTTTGTGTAATTAACAAGCCTAGACATGAAATTTCAGATGCCCATACTTGTGCAGCAAGGGCTAGGGAAGATAAGCTCTCAACCTCTATAGGgacttatttatttactttcaCATTTTGCCAATTTATGTTTTattcacattaaaaaaaataaagaaaagaagaaagaaaagggagagtGTTTCATGCTACACCTTAAATCGGGAAAGGGAGGAGACCTGGGAGTTGCTCGATTGGGAAGGAAAGACTCTGGaaacctttctctttttttcattttaaattgaTTCAATCGACGATATTTGGTCGATCTCAAATCAGATCAATTCTGACTTGATTCTATTATATTAAACCCTAGTTTAATATGATTTCAAGAAATATAAGTCAACGAACTTCACCTTCTGATTATTTCCATACAAAAGAACTTATCTTTCTTGAAATTAAGAACAAGAGATCATTGCATGATTGCCTAGTTGCCTTATACCAGCAAAGAGACAATGAGAGCATCCGTAAAGACATCAAAATGGATCAAATGCTTTGTTTCACATGGGATGAGATAGTACTTTCACACCTTCCTGTTTAGGTGCAGGATCCACGCCAACGGGTAATGTTCCtcttgctaaaaaaaaaaacctggtttaaaattcatttttgtaAACTAGTGGAcgtgaaggtttttttttttgtttagaagTGAAGGGTTTTCTGGTTATTTCATACAAAATATAGAATAGAATACGCCAGGCGACAAATGCCCTAGAATTGTTCTAACAGTCATTGCGGAAGGAGACCCAtaattccttcccttctctctctctccctctgttCTCTCGCTGGACAAAGGGCACAAAGGGAAGTAGAGAACAACGAAGACTGTTTTGGGAGCGCATGGATGGAAAAGGTGTTTCTACATCTGTACCTTTGAGGTCAGCAAGAATGGAATTAAACTGGGGAAGGATTTCGTATTACTAATTAGGTTAATGTGATATGGTTTCTTAGAGATTCTCTAAAATTTCTATAGCAGATGAATGAAGAACAACCTGGAAAGCTGATTTAGCTTTTTCAGTCTAAGGTTAGATTTTTAAGGTTCTGCCTTTTTCTGGAGGATTTTGTGATTTTTCTCGCCTTTGATTTCTAGTCTGTTGATGCCTTTTGCTTTATGAACCGTgacgcatttcttgaatttggaTTGTTTTGGTCGATATCGACAGCAATTACAGCGATTATCAGCGTCTTTTTTGAGTGATTACTTTACGGCTAGATCTATTATCTCTATCTCGACAAAGATGATGAACGATTGAATGCTTTCTCTGCCGGTAGAGACAAAGAAGGGGAGAGTATCTGTTTGTGTTTCTTCACACCGGATAACACCTGGTTTTTGCAGTTTGATGTTTGATTTATTAATCGGCATAACTTCAGATCTGATTGATTTGTAGATTGATATCAAATCTTTAGGTATTTTGAATCAGTTTTGTGTACGAAATCCAAATATCGAAAAGAATCAGGTGAAATTTGAAGAGGCTGTCTTGAGATTCGGTGAGGTTCTGTTGTTCCATAtaatggatgatgatgattttaGATCTATTTTGAGGAGTTCAGGTGTGGATGTCTGGACTTTCATAGACACGGCAATCTCTGTTGCCTCCTCGGACTACAGAAACGAATTGAAAGATCGAAGAGATGGAATCATTGAGCGGCTTTATACACCTACGATCCCCCGTTGTAAGAACTGTGATCTTGATTCAATGAAGTCAAATAACAAAGAGATCAAGAAAGTGCAGCAACAATCTTCTTCCATTGAAAAAGAAACCAGCAGCCATGAGGGAAAAGGAGGTTCTCCAAAGGGAGCTTCTCCTTCGACTCCTCAGTCACTTGATGATGGCGATGATGGCGATGATGGCGACGATGACAGAGATCGGAGCTATGGAATTGACGAAGAACAGACTAAGATTCTCAATATTAAGGAACGCCTCGAAGATCCTGATGAGGTCTGCCTCTTATCTTAGCTCTTAATCTTCTCAgtttcttcaattcttcctTCTGTTATGACAAATTTCCATTTTGGCAGTCCGAAGATTCTCTGATAAATCTACTACAAAGCCTTGCAGACATGGATATAACATTCAAAGCTCTCAAGGTAAGCGAAAGACAACAAAGAAAACTAATTCCTTCTCATTTCAAGTTCTTCCTATGTTTAATAATTGggactcttttctctttttcaaactCTTCATTATTCAGGAGACGGATATCGGGAGGCATGTAAATCACTTGAGAAAGTTTCCGTCAAACGAAGTCCGAAGATTGGTTAAACTGCTCGTCAGGTTCGATTGCCTCGAAACCAAATTTAATTGAGctgaaaataaggaaagaatTGACATTTCTGGAGTTTGCTATGTTGCAGGAGATGGAAGGATCTTGTGGACAAATGGGTAACGTCTAATAAACCACCTTGGGAGACAGGAAACTCTGCACTCATCGGTacaagaaatggaaaattttcctttcaattttcTCCTGTTATTTGCTTATAAgtaagcttaaagattaaagcTCATTAATGGCGGCAGGTGATGAAGACTCCCCTCTACAGAACCCCCAAAGAAGCACCCCAAACGGTTATCACCAGGtgaagaacccacttggatttGCTCTCACTTTACACAGTTCTTCCAAAATCTAAACTTTTGATCAGAATATTTATCATTTTGCAGGTGCCTGATTTCGCTTACTCTCCAAATCCACACAGTAAGTATCAATTATCCAAATCGTATTCAAACTTCAAAAGACTGAATCCAAGTGGAACAATTGAACAAATGCTATTCGATTTCCCGTTTTAGTCAATTATGTTGTTGTCATTTAATCACAGATGGAAGCTCTGGGTCAGATAAGAATCACTCAGAGTCAGAGCCAAAAGGGAAAGTCATTCCTCGAAGGGAAACTCAAACCAAGACACCCCAATCAGCTCCTGCAACTGCTTCTGCTCTTCTAAATGTATGAGAAGACCAAAGATACAACTCTCTATGTTTTTATTATCCTTCTGTCTTTCAAGCATTTGTTGATGTTACATTAATGGTGGGTATATGCAGAAACAGAGAGAACAGAAGGACAGCTCCATTGATCCTGAAAGGTTCGCTTCAGCCAGGAGAAGACTTCAAGAAAACTACCAAGAAGCCCAAAATGGTTTGCTTTCTTTCTCAAATCTTTACATGTTCTTCTCAGTTTAACTTTATAAATTGGgtatttcattttcattaataatttgATTTGTTTGTTTCTGTTCGTGAAGCCAAAAAGCAAAGAACGATTCAAGTCATGGATCTTCACGAcataccaaaacccaaaaatacattttttgggAAGAACAAGGGCGGTTTTCAGGCGAGGAATTggtgatgaaggaaaagaaaaaaacgatttcTTATCAATTATAGAATCTATTGTTCCACTGGGCAAACCGGGAAAGTAAGAACCGGTTATTCCCTGTAACTCTTCGTTTTTTAACTGatcctctttctcctcctcctcttcttccttactCCAATCTCTTCCTATGGATTTTCCGTATTGAATTGGAAAATATAAGAGCTAAAGATTCCATTGGCGGGTTATTGGTAACGTGTGAGTCTTATTGATCTCCACGTGGCTTTTGACCGTTCAAatcaaaaaagaatatataaaaaggtacaaacaaaacaataaaacatggtatttatgattgacccacgtgcttatttttattataagaGTTAATTTTgctttttatgtaatttttcttaaatttggTCTTAAACAAGGTTTGATCGTCCGGGGATTGGAATTATAAATGGAAATCTGCAATCCTTATCGGGATGAGGCAGATATTCTGGATGGAACCTAGATTTTGAACGTTGCCTCGCGCTGTATTAATGGCAACAATTACCCCACATGTTTGTATGGTCTAGATAATTATGTAGAGAGGGTGGGGTAACATTGATTGATCAGGTTTTCAGTTAGCGTGTCTTCTTTTATTGAAGGAGCAATCTATGCTTATTACTTTAATGCTTTAGGTTAAGCCTTCTAATATAGTCAGACCTTTTGTTATACTTCATAAGATTTTGTGTGTATAGATATATGTGAGTAGAGTGTTGAAATATTAGGAGATATAGAGTTATGGTACGTTGGTTGATATAGGATCTAATGTCTTTGTGGATTGAGTCGCTTTTTCCAACCAAATTCTTAAGAGGTTTTGGGTTTGTCGGTCCAAAATGGTATCGCCCTAAGCATGTTTTGGAGATGTATAAACTTTCTATACTCttgtaaaaaatattttaattttttcttttagggaTTCCTCAAAGATAGCATGGCATCTACATCCGTATAAGGTCAATGGAATCACAAGTTGAGGCGGCAATAGGGTGGAAATTTtgtctttaataaaaaaaaattcttctgtCGTAGTGTAAAGGTCATGttgagaaaaaattataaaataaaataaaaatttaccaATTACGCAAAATTGGCAACTGGATTTAACAAAGCATGCATCAATTCAAATACTTACCAAAAATATGAGGTAGCACACAACCGGATGTTGTGGAATCCATTTTATATGGTTTAATCACATGATGAGAAATCCCAGTGCCAAAGATGTATTGTCGTGGTTATTTTGACAATGTTTTGCCTACCATCTTGCCCTTATAGTTTTAGGGTTAACACCAATTGTGTGGATCTTCCCTTTGACTAAACTGATAACACATTATCCTTATTTCATTCATTTACCATCGTTGGAAAACtgtctaataggaagaccaTGGTTGGGCAGCATATTCTTTAGTTTGGTAATATACATGCTCAAAGCAAATAGTTCAGTAAGTATTCAAATAAGTTATTCATTTCAAAAGGAACCATCTTGTTTAATCATTTAATCTTAGGAATAGAGAACCCATCTTTGTTCTCTAGACATGGTTTCTTGTTTTTAAAGGGATAAAAGTGTCTTTTCACAGTCCTTAGAACAAAGGATGTGTCTGTATGTGTAGAGAATGCATACGAGTAACATTCTTCCTTATgtaattttaataataataacattataataataaaaaaattattaaataggAGTTAAGAAATAATTTTAAAGGCGGGCGCAGGATGCTCTCCATGGTTTAAGGCTTGTAGTTATataattagaatctaatgatgATAGTCTTTGGATGAATTGATTTACTACTAAAACAATTTAAAATGGTGGGAAAGTTATTCCTAAGGGACAtatagaaaaaaatggattcaaaaTATGATTTACCTTTAgatgaatgaaataaaaatgaaaaaaggcaGTGGAATCATTGGGGAAAAAAGAACCTACCTCCCATTGTAGGAACTCTCTCGATGTGATACATGTCAAATCCTTGAACAGTTTTGAAATTAATATAATGGGATGGAGGGAAATTAAATTAGTATGAAATTTAACATTAAtctaaattgtttttttttttcttttttttttatttggataagGCTTGTCTAGGTCATGATGAGGCTAAGATATCCACTTTTCTACAGGGCTGTTATCATGAGTAAAGGTGGACGTGCGGGAAAAGTTCCCAGATCCGCCCCCTAATATAATTGGTGGGGAGCTTCTTCCTGCCCATGCCTACTCttactctttcttttttgggtaatttacagtgccatcCTGAAGAATATCACAATTATAAAAATACTCTctctgtttcatcaaattagacttaAACTCCTTATTGTCAGTCACTAttaaagaatataccttatatgttgatatcagtaactatattttattttaaatactaaaatacccttattaaatatgaagtacctaaaatacccttattaaatatgaagtacctaaaatacccttattaaatatgaagtacctaaaatacccttgcaataagttaatatttctttcacccaaattgtaatttttGGACCACCGGCGATCATTTAGAGCAACGGCAGTGGCATCAACTATAGACGACAACAGAATGCAACGCATAGGACCTCGTGGAGACAAGGCGGAACAAACGTGTGAATTCGCTACAGACGTCGCTTGAGAGCCAAAACATCCACATTCCTCAACCAAGCGTGACCTATGATGCAATACTATGTTTCTGTGGGACGTCAAGGGTTTGAGGGACTTATACAGAAAGGGACTCTCATCAAGGCCAATACCGACGGTGTCTTCCCTCGACACGACGCCAAGCCGACTGCACTGAAACCTGAAGAAAAGCCTCCCAAGTTCTATCCCGGCGATGATGTCAAGAAGCCGCTTGTTAACAAGCACAAGATAAACTCAGGTAGAGTATTACTCCTGGAACGATTTTGATTATCCTTGCTAGGAGGTTTAAGGGGAAAAGAGTTGTTTTCCTTAAGCAACTTCCGTTTGGATTGCTTCTCGTTATGGGGCCATTCAAGGTCAATGGTGTTCCTCTACGCTGTGTTAACCAATCATATGTGATTGGAATCTCCACCGAGGTAGACATTTCTAGTGTAAATGCAGAGACATATGACGATAAGTATTTTGCAAAGGAaggtgaaaagaagaaaaagaaggtcgAAGGTGAATTCTTTGAAGcataaaaagaggaaaaaaaggcaCTTCCACAGGAGAAGAAGGACGACCAGAAAGCAGTGGATGCTCCATTGATATATTTTTTCGAGTTTTGCAtcttttggttaaaaaaaaaaaagttgtcctGCTGCGTTCAACCTTTGTTCACACCATAACGTGATACATATTGCCGCCGTGAAGAACTTGGAGTGGAATTGCTGGAACTCTTCCTATTCTAGCTGCCAATGTGCCTCGGAGCTCTCGATAAGGTAAATTCACATAATCACAGTAATCTTTCTCACTTTTCGCCATTTTTGTCAATTTGTTGCTTTTGCAAGTCCCCTTCCTGTTCATGCAAAGTATGAGGAAATGGCAATGATGGATAATGTAGAATGACAAAAGTGgcccttttttttgttgttgaaatGGGAACAGGTAAAGGGAGATGGGAAGAATGGGGTAGGTGGAGGTGATTGAGCtaaaatgagttttagtgaaaaTAGTATAACAGTCATATTAACGTTTAactaacagtgactgacggtagggggtctgagtctaatttgatgaaacagatGGGATGTTtttataattatggtattattCAGGGGTTGGCTTTGTaaattaccttct
Coding sequences within:
- the LOC122065360 gene encoding probable mediator of RNA polymerase II transcription subunit 26c, giving the protein MDDDDFRSILRSSGVDVWTFIDTAISVASSDYRNELKDRRDGIIERLYTPTIPRCKNCDLDSMKSNNKEIKKVQQQSSSIEKETSSHEGKGGSPKGASPSTPQSLDDGDDGDDGDDDRDRSYGIDEEQTKILNIKERLEDPDESEDSLINLLQSLADMDITFKALKETDIGRHVNHLRKFPSNEVRRLVKLLVRRWKDLVDKWVTSNKPPWETGNSALIGDEDSPLQNPQRSTPNGYHQVPDFAYSPNPHNGSSGSDKNHSESEPKGKVIPRRETQTKTPQSAPATASALLNKQREQKDSSIDPERFASARRRLQENYQEAQNAKKQRTIQVMDLHDIPKPKNTFFGKNKGGFQARNW